ACGATGCGGCCCCACTTGGCGTCGATCATGTGCTTCTGGACCGCGCGGGTCATCAGGAACGATCCACGCAGGTGCACACCGAGTACGGAATCCCAGTCCTGCACCGTCATCTTGAACAGCAGATTGTCGCGAGTGATGCCGGCGTTGTTGATCAGTACGGTCGGCGCACCGAACTCGGTCGCGATGCGATCGACTGCGGTCTGGACCGATTCCTCGTCGGCGACGTTGGCACCGATGGCCACTGCCTGCCCACCTGCGGCCTGGATCGCGCCGACGGTGTCGCTGCACGCGGCCTCGTCGAGGTCCACCACGGCAACTCCGAAACCGTCCTTGGCCAGCCGCTTCGCCACCGCAGCGCCGATTCCACGCGCACTACCGGTGACGATGGCCGTCTTGATCTGATCGCTCACGAATATCTCCTAGGAACACGCCGAATCGAATTACCTGTCATCTGTTTCTACCAACCCCGGCGGCGCAGTCAGTACGCAGCCACCGCTCCGTCGAGCGCCTTCTGCATTCCCTGCGCCACCACGCGTGTGATGTCGATCGGCTTCTCGGGCAGTTCGGTGATGGGCGTATCGATGTACACGCTCGCCTGCTTGACCTTCGTCGTAGGGCCGTAGCTCAACCCGATACAGATCAGCACCGGCTCGACGCCGAGCTTGCGTGCGCGCAGCGCGATGTGTCCGATGCCGCTGCCGACGTGCTGCACCGTCGTCGGATCCTCCAGGTTGCAGGTGCCCTCGGGGAACACTGCGAGGTCGTCGCCCCGCTTCATACGCTCGGCGCTGACGTCCATCATGCGGTTGCCGGCCGCGCTGACCGCTCGCATCCCGTGGTTCTTGCCACGAAAGACGGGGATGCCGCCCATCATGTCGATTCGCCTGCGCTGCTTGGGTTCCTGGAACAATTCGTCCTTGGCCAGCACTCTCGTGCGCCCGATCACCGGACGCAGCGGCGACGCCCAGGCCGCCGCTGCGAGGGTGTAGGGATCGTTCTCGGTCAGATGATTGACCGCGATGAGCAGACGGGTGTTGTCGTACACCAGACGACGCAATTCCTCACGGGCACCGTCGGGATACGACACCCGCGGACGGAAGCGCCTGGCCAAGGTGGCGTACGCCAGCCTCGCGACCTGACGATTCTGCTGGTGACGCAGGTAGAAGTCGTACACCGTCACATCGTTCTCGAGAATTACCGCTGGCCGATCCATGAACCGAGCTTAGTGGTTCGAACTGTGCCGCCGGGCCCGAAGCCTGCTTCGTATCGCCTACCCGATGATCGCCTTGTATTCGGTGAAGATCGGCGCGTACTCGGGACCGCAGTTCGCGATCGACCAATCGGTGAGGAGGGTGAGGTTCTCGAACACACCATCCATCGCGCTGAAGTCGCCGGCCGCACCCTTGGCGTCGGCCTCTTCCATGGCCTGTAGCCACGCCAACGGCTCCGGTGGAGCGACGGCCTGCAGCTCCGACTGTGTCACCGGGGCCTTCGTCGCGAGTTCTGCGGCAATGGATTCGGCCGCCTCGATACCACCCGCCTCTGCTTCCCGCAGGTTGGCCAGACCCTGTGCCACCTGGGTGGCGTACAGCGTGCAGAAGTCCGACTCACCCGAATCCGCTTCCACCGATTGCACGGATTCCACCGATGTTGCGGCCGGCTGCTCAGCCGTGGTGGACGGGTTCTCTTCTGTGGACGAACACCCCGCGAGAGCAAGGAGAACTACCGCGCATCCTATGGTCGATCGACTGTTCATCGGCGTTGCACTCCTCGTGAACCCTGCCTGGACGACTGCCAGTCTGCGCTCGAGTGCTCAGTTGTGCAGCGCTGTGAGCAGCGCGAACGGTTCGAGCCGGCCTCACACCCGCGAGGAACCCATGGCCCGGATCCCGACGGCAAGTCCGACCGCCGCAGTGGCGGCGGCTGCGACCACACCTGCCATCACCGTCGAACTCGCGAAGTCACCGGCGGACAGTGCACGTTCGGCATCGACCAGATATCCGAGTGGGTTGATGTTGACCAAGAACTGCATCCATCCCGGGGCCGCGGTCAGTGGAAGCATGGTGCCCGACAGGATGAGCAGGGGGAACATCAATGTCTGTTGGATGGACCAGAACACCCAATCCTGGCCGCGCACAGCCAAAGCCAGCGTGTAGGACAACGCGCCGAGCCCGACACCGAACACACCGAGCAGCACGATTCCCACGACCGCGCCGACGGGATTCACCGACAACCCGAGCGGCAGTGCCACCAGGACGATCAGCACGGCCTGAGCGGCCAACGGCACCATTTCCTTGAACGCGCGGCCGACCAGCAGAGACGACCTCGGCAGCGGCGTCACCAACATCCGTTCGTGTGAACCCTGCTGCAATTCGGCCAGCAGGTTCGAGCCCGTCATCGACGTCCCGAAGATGGTGATCATTGCGAGCACCCCTGGAACGAACCAGTCCCACACACTCCCGCTGCCGAGACCTGGGACCTCGGTGAGAAGCGGGCCGAACAGCGCCAGCAGGATCAGCGGTTGGATGAGACTGAAGATCACCGTGAACGGATCGCGCACCATCGGCCGCAGTTCGCGGCCCATCACCAAGGCGCTTCCTGAGAGTACGTTCATCGGAGTTCTCCTGCCGTGCTTGCGGTTTCGAGGGAAGAGCTGCCCGCTGCGGCGCTCTCCCGAAGGCTGCGCCCGGTGAGGCCGAGGAAAACGTCGTCGAGGGTAGGTCGCGTCATGTCCGCCGTGTGCACTGTGATCCCGTGAGACTCGCTGAGCCGCAGGAGATCCGGAAGAACCACCTCGGCTCGCTCGACCCGAATGTTCAACCGCGAACCCGCAACCGTCACGTCTCTGACTCCGGCAACACCGCCCAGGAGCGCACCCAGCGCCGACGCGTCGGACGCGGTGAGGACTATCAGATCACCGGCCAGTTCCGATTTGAGGGCCGTGGCGGTGTCGTCGGCGATGACGGTACCGCGATCGACGACGATCACCCGCTCGGCCATCGAATCGGCCTCGTCGAGGTAGTGCGTGGTGAGCACGATGGTGGTGCCCATCTCCCGTCTGAGCCGCAGAATGTGATCCCAGAGATTCGCTCGGCTCTGCGGGTCCATCCCGGTGGTCGGTTCGTCGAGAAACAGCAACGGTGGCCGGTGCACCAACCCCAACGCGATGTCGAGTCGACGCCGCTGCCCACCGGACAGCGTGGACACGGTGCGGGCCGCGAGCTCGCCGAGTTCGAGTGCCTCGATCAATTCGTCTGCGCGAGTGCGTGATCGTCCACGAGTCATGCCGTAGCACAACCCCTGCACCACCAGTTCGTCTCGGACTCGCTGATTGTGCCCCGCACCGTTGCCCTGGCCGACGTAGCCGAGACTGCGTCGAACACGGTCCCGATCCTTCGCCACATCGAATCCGGCGATCCGCGCCGAGCCCGACGTCGGTTCGAGCAACGTCGTCAACATGCGCAGAGTGGTCGACTTGCCTGCCCCGTTCGGGCCGAGCAGAGCCACCAGCTCTCCCTCACCGATCGTCAGATCGATGCCGCGCACCGCCTCCACGGTCTTCTTGCCCTGCCGAAAAGTCTTGGTCAGTCCCGAAGTTTCGATCATCTGCCACGCCCCTCGTCGCACTGAGTGAATCCGTACGAGAAAGACGTTAGGAACGATCGCGGTCAGCTTCGGTCCGCGTTGCCAGGACAGGCGAAATCAACCGAAAACGGGGAACTTCCGCTTGCGGGCCAGGGCATCCATCCCGGACTGGATGCTCGAGCGCACCTCCTCGTACTTCGCGTCGATGTAGGCCTCGTCGTCGCACAGTGCCGGATCGTGGTCGAGTTCGATCGGCGGCATGAATCGGGTACGGATCTTCGCGGGCAACGGAATCTGCGGGAGCGCCGCGGGCGCAATGATCCAGGGAAGCGAGATCGCGATCGGAAAGACTTTCAACCGCGCAATCTTGTCCAGCTTCAACGCTTTCGACAGCTTGTCTCCGCGAATGAGTACCGGCATGGCGTCGGCACCGCCCACTGTTGCCACCGGAACGATGGGTACGCCCATCCGAATAGCGAGCTTGATGAAGCCGGTTCGGCCACCGAGCGTCGCCTCGTCACGCTTGCCCCATGGCCGCAGAGAATCGACCTCACCACCCGGCCACACGATGACATCGCGGCCCTCGGCCAATGCCGTCGACATCGAGTCCGGCGCAGCAGGAAGCACACCCATGGATCGAAAGACCTTGCCGATCAACGGGAACGCCATCAGTGCATCGTGCGCGGTTCCGTGCAGAATGCGCTTCTCGCCGAAGTGTCGCCACCATTGTGCGCCGACGGTCCACGCATCCCACACGAACGGCGCACCCGAATGCACCCCGACGACGAGAACCGGCGACTCGGGAATGGTCTCCCACCCGTCGATCTCCATCCGGAAGTAGCGGTCCATCACCCCGTTCCAGAGCTTTTGCTGACGGTCCATCGCCACGGTGTTCTGATCGTCGAGGTCCCAGCCGCCCGCGCGATCGGCAACCACCGCTCCGAGACCACCGGACGCCTTCTCGCGACGCTCCTTCATCTTCAGCCGGGCCGCCGCCGCGTAGCGCTGTGCCTGCTCGCGCAACTGCTCCTTCGTCGACTCCTCCGTCGATGCTCCGGCACCGTCCCCACCCATTACGTGATCCCCATCACTCATACCCGCACGGTACTCCACCCGTCCACCGCCGACCGACAACCAGCGCTCGTTACCCCACGCGACGTCCCACCTGTCCGTTATGGTCGAAATTCGAGCCGAACGAACGAGGTACACCGATGGATCCGATCGAACCGGCCTACGGCACGACGGCGCTGCTGCTGATCGCCGCTGCAGCCGTGGCAATCCTGCTCTTCCTCATCATGAAGGTGAAACTGCACGCCTTCGTCTCCCTGGTCCTGGTCAGCGCGGTCACCGCCGTCGCCGCGGGAATCCCACTTGCAGACGTCCCCGATGCGTTGCTCTCCGGTTTCAGTTCCACCCTCGGTTCGGTTGCGCTACTGGTGGCACTGGGTGTGATGGTCGGGCGTCTGCTCGAAATCACCGGTGGCGCACAAGTATTGGCCGACACTCTGATCAACCGGTTCGGAGCCAAACGGGCACCACTCGCACTCGGTGTCGCCGCGCTCATCTTCGGCTTCCCCATCTTCTTCGACGCCGGTCTCGTCGTCTTTCTGCCGATCATCTTCACCGTTGCCAAACGATTCGGCGGATCGGTTCTGCTGTACGCCCTCCCCACCGCGGGGGCCTTTGCCGCGATGCACGCCATCGTCCCGCCGCACCCCGGCCCGGTCGCTGCCACCGAACTGCTCGGCGGAGACATCGGTTCGGTACTGCTCATCGGCGTTCCCGTCGCCGTCGTCTCCTGGTTCGTCGGCTCGTACCTCGTCGGTACCCAGCTCGGCAAACGATTCGTCACCATGCCTGCAGACCTCTTCGCAGACGGATCGCAGAACACCGAGGAACACGACAAGGCGATGGCCGCGCTCCGCGACCCGGCCCCGAAGTTCGCCGCAGTGTTGTTCATTCTCTTGACGCCACTGGTGCTCATCTCGCTCAACACCGTCGTCAACACTCTGACCACCTCCGGTGTGCTGACCGGAGACGAAACCTGGGCTGCTGCCCTGACTCTCATCGGCCAGACGCCCATCGCGCTGCTGATCACCTTGCTGCTGGCGCTGTTCATCCTCGCGCCCGGACGCTTCCCGGTGGCCGAGGGTGCCAAGTACATGGACCAGGCCCTCGGACCGATCTGCTCGATCATCCTGATCACCGGTGCAGGCGGCATGTTCGGTGGAGTGCTGCGAGCCAGCGGCATCGGGCAGTCCCTGACGGCCTCGTTGTCCGACATCGGGCTGCCGATTCTGCTGCAGGCCTTCCTGATCGCCACCGCGCTACGCGTCGCGCAGGGTTCGGCCACCGTCGCTCTCACCACCACCGCTGGGTTGATCTCGGTGCAGGTCGCCGAGCTGGATCTGAGCAACTTCAAGATCGCTCTGCTGGTGTTCGCACTGGCCGCCGGAGCCACCGTGCTCTCCCACGTCAACGATTCCGGCTTCTGGCTCGTCAGCCGCTTCTTCGGCATGGACGAGAAGACGACCCTCAAGACATGGACCGTCATGGAAACCACACTGGGACTGGCAATCTTCGCGGTCGCATCACTGCTGTGGGTGGTGTTCTAGGCCGGCTTCGACGAACTCACTCGTCGACTTCGAGCCTGCATCCCCCTGGCGGAAGTTCCAGGACGATGACGTCGTGTCCCTCTCCGGTAACGATCGCGGTGAAGATGACATCTGCACCGTCCATCCACACCCACCAATTCATGTTCGCACCCCGCAGACGCGGCACCTGCCGATATACCGCTCGGGCGTCTTCGACCACGGCCTGCGGGTGCAGCCTCCGAGCGGTGGCGATGACGGTGCGGCGTACCTGGTCGAGATCGAGCAAGTCGTCGTCGTCCGACAGCTGGGATGGTCGAAAGTCGATAAGCGCAAAGGGTATTCGGACGACCGGTAGCGTCGCCGCATATTCCATCGATCCCCCCGACAACGCAGGATCGCGCCAGTAGAGCACGTCGTCCACGAACGTGGGTGTCAGCTCGTCGTAGATCTCGGAGCCGGTCTCCACGCTGCGATACAGGGCGGTGATGTATTCGGTCAGCGAGTCGTACCAGGGTGCGCCCCCGTCGGCACCGTCGTAGGTGAACATACGGATACAACCTTCACGGGCACCTGCGCGCGTGTCGACGTACAGCGTTCCGCCTGCGCCGTCCTCGGCGAACGGAACATACGCCGGGACGAACATTTCCGCCGTCTCCCCGGCCTCCTGAACTGCAACGATGGCCGGCCAGTCGGGACCCAAATCGTCGATCTCGTGCGGGCTTTCGAGGCTGAACCTGTGCCGATCCACAACTTGGTCGAGCGAGGAAAGAGTGAAATCCGGCAGCACGGATCCGACCGGTACGTACTGCTCGCCGTAGGTTTCGCTCTGCCCGTCGTGCAGCCCGTAGAACTCGCGCAACTCATCCGGCCACGGAGTCGTCGCACGTTCGGCGGCTTCACGCTCACCCGGGGCCCGTGGCGGCCGTATCGAC
The nucleotide sequence above comes from Rhodococcoides fascians A25f. Encoded proteins:
- a CDS encoding SDR family oxidoreductase; its protein translation is MSDQIKTAIVTGSARGIGAAVAKRLAKDGFGVAVVDLDEAACSDTVGAIQAAGGQAVAIGANVADEESVQTAVDRIATEFGAPTVLINNAGITRDNLLFKMTVQDWDSVLGVHLRGSFLMTRAVQKHMIDAKWGRIVNLSSTSALGNRGQANYSAAKAGMQGFTKTLAIELGKFGVTANAIAPGFIETEMTAATAERVGMPFEDFKAAAASQIPVNRVGHPDDIAHLASFFVSEGAGFISGQVVYAAGGPKD
- a CDS encoding 1-acyl-sn-glycerol-3-phosphate acyltransferase — protein: MDRPAVILENDVTVYDFYLRHQQNRQVARLAYATLARRFRPRVSYPDGAREELRRLVYDNTRLLIAVNHLTENDPYTLAAAAWASPLRPVIGRTRVLAKDELFQEPKQRRRIDMMGGIPVFRGKNHGMRAVSAAGNRMMDVSAERMKRGDDLAVFPEGTCNLEDPTTVQHVGSGIGHIALRARKLGVEPVLICIGLSYGPTTKVKQASVYIDTPITELPEKPIDITRVVAQGMQKALDGAVAAY
- a CDS encoding ABC transporter permease, producing MNVLSGSALVMGRELRPMVRDPFTVIFSLIQPLILLALFGPLLTEVPGLGSGSVWDWFVPGVLAMITIFGTSMTGSNLLAELQQGSHERMLVTPLPRSSLLVGRAFKEMVPLAAQAVLIVLVALPLGLSVNPVGAVVGIVLLGVFGVGLGALSYTLALAVRGQDWVFWSIQQTLMFPLLILSGTMLPLTAAPGWMQFLVNINPLGYLVDAERALSAGDFASSTVMAGVVAAAATAAVGLAVGIRAMGSSRV
- a CDS encoding ABC transporter ATP-binding protein — translated: MIETSGLTKTFRQGKKTVEAVRGIDLTIGEGELVALLGPNGAGKSTTLRMLTTLLEPTSGSARIAGFDVAKDRDRVRRSLGYVGQGNGAGHNQRVRDELVVQGLCYGMTRGRSRTRADELIEALELGELAARTVSTLSGGQRRRLDIALGLVHRPPLLFLDEPTTGMDPQSRANLWDHILRLRREMGTTIVLTTHYLDEADSMAERVIVVDRGTVIADDTATALKSELAGDLIVLTASDASALGALLGGVAGVRDVTVAGSRLNIRVERAEVVLPDLLRLSESHGITVHTADMTRPTLDDVFLGLTGRSLRESAAAGSSSLETASTAGELR
- a CDS encoding lysophospholipid acyltransferase family protein produces the protein MGGDGAGASTEESTKEQLREQAQRYAAAARLKMKERREKASGGLGAVVADRAGGWDLDDQNTVAMDRQQKLWNGVMDRYFRMEIDGWETIPESPVLVVGVHSGAPFVWDAWTVGAQWWRHFGEKRILHGTAHDALMAFPLIGKVFRSMGVLPAAPDSMSTALAEGRDVIVWPGGEVDSLRPWGKRDEATLGGRTGFIKLAIRMGVPIVPVATVGGADAMPVLIRGDKLSKALKLDKIARLKVFPIAISLPWIIAPAALPQIPLPAKIRTRFMPPIELDHDPALCDDEAYIDAKYEEVRSSIQSGMDALARKRKFPVFG
- a CDS encoding GntP family permease, which codes for MDPIEPAYGTTALLLIAAAAVAILLFLIMKVKLHAFVSLVLVSAVTAVAAGIPLADVPDALLSGFSSTLGSVALLVALGVMVGRLLEITGGAQVLADTLINRFGAKRAPLALGVAALIFGFPIFFDAGLVVFLPIIFTVAKRFGGSVLLYALPTAGAFAAMHAIVPPHPGPVAATELLGGDIGSVLLIGVPVAVVSWFVGSYLVGTQLGKRFVTMPADLFADGSQNTEEHDKAMAALRDPAPKFAAVLFILLTPLVLISLNTVVNTLTTSGVLTGDETWAAALTLIGQTPIALLITLLLALFILAPGRFPVAEGAKYMDQALGPICSIILITGAGGMFGGVLRASGIGQSLTASLSDIGLPILLQAFLIATALRVAQGSATVALTTTAGLISVQVAELDLSNFKIALLVFALAAGATVLSHVNDSGFWLVSRFFGMDEKTTLKTWTVMETTLGLAIFAVASLLWVVF
- a CDS encoding SMI1/KNR4 family protein: MTLTEVWTLYMAMLRERAPVTAASIRPPRAPGEREAAERATTPWPDELREFYGLHDGQSETYGEQYVPVGSVLPDFTLSSLDQVVDRHRFSLESPHEIDDLGPDWPAIVAVQEAGETAEMFVPAYVPFAEDGAGGTLYVDTRAGAREGCIRMFTYDGADGGAPWYDSLTEYITALYRSVETGSEIYDELTPTFVDDVLYWRDPALSGGSMEYAATLPVVRIPFALIDFRPSQLSDDDDLLDLDQVRRTVIATARRLHPQAVVEDARAVYRQVPRLRGANMNWWVWMDGADVIFTAIVTGEGHDVIVLELPPGGCRLEVDE